The following proteins are co-located in the Conyzicola lurida genome:
- the gcvP gene encoding aminomethyl-transferring glycine dehydrogenase → MPFTFAERHIGTTADAQARMLETLGYESVEALVTAAVPESIHVLPVVGSVIPAAASEREALAELRTLANRNVVRRSMIGLGYYDTVTPAVIKRNVLENPSWYTAYTPYQPEISQGRLEALINFQTMVADLTGLATANASMLDEGTAVVEGMLLARRGSGASTNVFLVDSDALPQTKALLANRAEAVGIELVELDLSRVEPVDTLPDAFGVFIQYPGASGRVWDPTAVIAAVKEKGGLAVVAADLLALTLLTSPGELGADVAVGTSQRFGVPMGFGGPHAGYMSVRKGLERQLPGRLVGVSKDAVGNTAYRLTLQTREQHIRREKATSNICTAQVLLAVMAGMYAVYHGPDGLKRIATRVNLRARELAALLRASSIDLVNDDFFDTLTVRVPGEAAATVARARLSNINLYQADENTVQIALDETTTEEDVLALTTVFDAVPTSLSVYDEIVGSLPTALDRKSDYLTHSVFNTHRSETSMMRYLKYLADKDYALDRGMIPLGSCTMKLNAASEMEAVTWPEFAGIHPFAPEADVEGYLTLIEQLQAWLAEVTGYDSVSLQPNAGSQGELAGLLAIRGFHRAAGDFDRTVCLIPSSAHGTNAASAVLAGMKVVVVACDELGNVDVADLRAKIADHAHELAALMITYPSTHGVYEHEVRQITDAVHEAGGQVYVDGANLNALLGYARFGDFGGDVSHLNLHKTFCIPHGGGGPGVGPVAAKAHLAPFLPGHPLAQRDTIAHRDGAALPAHANIVSAAPFGSPSILPISWAYVRMMGSAGLKEATGAAVLAANYVAARLRDHFPVLYAGDNGLVAHECILDLRPLKETTGISNDDVAKRLVDYGFHAPTMSFPVVGTLMVEPTESEDLGEIDRFIDAMIAIKAEADELAAGSWSVEDNPLHNAPHTAESVIVGEWEHPYSRETAVYPLRSLVSGKYWPPVRRIDQAWGDRNLFCNCPPPEAFEA, encoded by the coding sequence ATGCCTTTCACTTTCGCCGAACGCCATATCGGCACCACCGCCGACGCCCAAGCGCGCATGCTCGAGACTCTCGGTTACGAATCGGTCGAGGCCCTCGTCACGGCCGCCGTGCCGGAGTCGATCCACGTGCTGCCCGTCGTCGGGTCCGTCATCCCCGCCGCCGCCTCCGAGCGTGAGGCGCTCGCCGAGCTGCGCACGCTCGCCAACCGCAACGTCGTGCGCCGCTCGATGATCGGTCTCGGCTACTACGACACCGTCACGCCCGCCGTGATCAAGCGCAACGTGCTCGAGAACCCGAGCTGGTACACGGCCTACACGCCGTACCAGCCGGAGATCAGCCAGGGCCGCCTCGAGGCGCTCATCAACTTCCAGACGATGGTCGCCGACCTCACCGGTCTCGCCACCGCGAACGCCTCGATGCTCGACGAGGGCACGGCCGTCGTCGAGGGCATGCTGCTCGCGCGCCGCGGCTCCGGCGCCTCGACGAACGTGTTCCTCGTCGACTCCGACGCGCTGCCGCAGACCAAAGCGCTCCTCGCCAACCGCGCGGAGGCCGTGGGCATCGAGCTCGTCGAGCTCGACCTGTCGCGGGTCGAGCCTGTCGACACCCTCCCCGATGCTTTCGGTGTCTTCATCCAGTACCCGGGCGCGTCCGGCCGGGTCTGGGACCCGACCGCCGTCATCGCCGCGGTCAAGGAGAAGGGCGGCCTCGCCGTCGTCGCCGCCGACCTGCTCGCCCTCACGCTGCTCACCTCGCCCGGCGAACTCGGCGCGGACGTCGCCGTCGGCACCTCGCAGCGCTTCGGCGTCCCGATGGGCTTCGGCGGTCCGCACGCCGGCTACATGTCCGTGCGCAAGGGCCTCGAGCGCCAGCTGCCCGGCCGCCTCGTCGGCGTGTCGAAGGACGCGGTCGGCAACACCGCCTACCGCCTCACCCTGCAGACCCGCGAGCAGCACATCCGCCGCGAGAAGGCCACGTCGAACATCTGCACCGCCCAGGTGCTGCTCGCCGTCATGGCCGGCATGTACGCGGTCTACCACGGACCCGACGGCCTCAAGCGCATCGCGACCCGGGTCAACCTGCGTGCCCGCGAGCTCGCGGCACTCCTGCGCGCGTCCAGCATCGACCTGGTGAACGACGACTTCTTCGACACCCTCACGGTGCGTGTTCCCGGCGAGGCCGCGGCCACCGTCGCGCGCGCCCGCCTCTCGAACATCAACCTGTACCAGGCCGACGAGAACACGGTGCAGATCGCGCTCGACGAGACGACGACCGAGGAAGACGTGCTCGCCCTGACCACGGTCTTCGACGCCGTGCCGACGAGCCTGTCGGTCTACGACGAGATCGTCGGTTCGCTGCCGACCGCGCTCGACCGCAAGAGCGACTACCTCACGCACTCGGTCTTCAACACGCACCGCTCGGAGACGAGCATGATGCGCTACCTGAAGTACCTCGCCGACAAGGACTACGCGCTCGACCGCGGCATGATCCCGCTCGGTTCGTGCACGATGAAGCTCAACGCCGCCAGCGAGATGGAGGCCGTCACCTGGCCCGAGTTCGCCGGAATCCACCCCTTCGCCCCCGAGGCCGACGTCGAGGGCTACCTCACGCTCATCGAGCAGCTGCAGGCCTGGCTGGCCGAGGTCACCGGGTACGACTCGGTGTCGCTGCAGCCGAACGCCGGCAGCCAGGGCGAGCTCGCCGGTCTCCTCGCGATCCGCGGCTTCCACCGAGCCGCGGGCGACTTCGACCGCACCGTCTGCCTCATCCCGTCGAGCGCGCACGGCACGAACGCCGCCAGTGCCGTGCTGGCCGGCATGAAGGTCGTGGTCGTCGCCTGCGACGAGCTGGGCAATGTGGATGTCGCAGACCTGCGAGCCAAGATCGCGGACCACGCGCACGAGCTCGCCGCGCTGATGATCACCTACCCGTCGACCCACGGTGTGTACGAGCACGAGGTACGCCAGATCACCGACGCCGTGCACGAGGCCGGCGGCCAGGTCTACGTCGACGGCGCCAATCTCAACGCGCTGCTCGGCTACGCGCGTTTCGGCGACTTCGGCGGCGACGTCTCGCACCTCAACCTGCACAAGACGTTCTGCATCCCGCACGGCGGCGGCGGACCCGGCGTCGGTCCCGTGGCGGCCAAGGCGCACCTGGCGCCCTTCCTGCCCGGGCACCCGCTCGCGCAGCGCGACACCATCGCCCACCGCGACGGCGCCGCGCTACCCGCCCACGCGAACATCGTGAGCGCCGCGCCGTTCGGCAGCCCGAGCATCCTGCCCATCTCCTGGGCCTACGTGCGCATGATGGGCTCCGCAGGGCTCAAGGAGGCGACGGGTGCCGCGGTGCTCGCCGCCAACTACGTCGCCGCGCGGCTGCGCGACCACTTCCCGGTGCTGTACGCGGGCGACAACGGTCTCGTGGCGCACGAGTGCATCCTCGACCTGCGTCCGCTCAAGGAAACGACCGGCATCTCGAACGACGACGTGGCCAAGCGCCTCGTCGACTACGGGTTCCACGCGCCGACGATGTCGTTCCCCGTGGTGGGCACGCTGATGGTCGAGCCCACCGAGAGCGAAGACCTCGGCGAGATCGACCGGTTCATCGACGCGATGATCGCGATCAAGGCCGAGGCCGACGAGCTCGCCGCGGGTTCGTGGAGCGTGGAGGATAACCCTCTGCACAACGCACCGCACACGGCCGAGAGCGTCATCGTGGGGGAGTGGGAGCACCCGTACTCGCGCGAGACCGCCGTCTACCCGCTGCGTTCGCTCGTGAGCGGCAAGTACTGGCCGCCCGTGCGCCGCATCGACCAGGCCTGGGGCGACCGCAACCTGTTCTGCAACTGCCCGCCGCCGGAGGCGTTCGAGGCGTAG